AGCGCAGTGGCGAGAGCTTCCGGCGTGGAATTTCGCGCACCGACGATGTAGCTGTGGATCACGGTTGCTTCCTTGGTGCCGCACGAGATTGGATGTTGGCGACGATGACCTGATCTGACTGGAGTGTATGCGCCAGTCTATCGGTACTACAAGAATCGGGGCAAGCGGGGATTGGAGTCCACGCTTGCCCCGACTATACGTCGATTTAAATTTCGCTTTCCGCCTACAACCCCAGCCAGCTCGCGATGATGTTGCGCTGCACTTCATTGGTGCCGGAGTAGAGGGTTCCGCCGATGGAATCGCGGAGGGTCCGCTCGACTTCGTGCTCGGTGAGGAAGCCGTGACCACCGAAGATCTGGACGGTGTCCAGCGCGGTCTTCTGGAGGCACTCGCTCACGTAGACCTTCACCATGGAGGCGTTCATGGCGTTGTCGCGGGCCTTGCCCACGCGCATGGCGGCCTGGTAGACCAGCAGGCGGGCGGATTCCAGACGGATTTTCATGTCGGCAATTTTGTGGGCGATGGCCTGGTGCTTTCCGATGAGCTTGCCCTGGGCCGTGCGGGTGCGGGCGTAGTCGATGGACTTTTCCATCAGGTGCTGCATGGTGCCGAGGTGGCATGCGGCGATGCAGACGCGCTCCCATTCCATGGATTCGCTGAAGACGACGGGGCCGCCGCCGGCAGTGCCGAGAATGTTCTCCGGGCCCACGTAGACGTTGTCGAAGACGAGTTCGCCGAGCATGGCGGTGCGCAGGCCCATTTTCTCGAACTTCTGGCTGGGGGTGAAGCCGGGTGTGCCCTTCTCGACGACGAAACCTGTAATGCCGCCGTGGGCGCCCTTGGTCTCGTCGGTCACGGCATAGACCACGGCCACATCGGCCACGGGGCCGTTGGAGCTGAAGATCTTCACGCCGGTGATTCGATAGCCATCACCGTCCTTCACGGCGCGCGTGGCCATGTTGAAGGCGTCTGAGCCGGAGGTCACTTCGGTCATGCCGTTTACGGCGATAAGGCTGCCGTCGCACAGGCCGGGCAGGATCTTTTCCTTCATCTCCGGGGTGGCGTGGCGCGAGATGGGGATGACGCAGGCGAGAAGATGGGCGCAGACGGAGAAGACGAGACCGCCGTCGCGGCAGCCATAGCCGAAGGCTTCCAGCGCCACGGCCACGCTTAGAGGATCCAGTTCGCTGCCGCCGTAATCGCCCGACACCGGCAAGCCCTGGAGGCCCATCTCGCCGCACTTCAGCCAGAGATCGTGGGGGAAGATCTGCTCCCGATCGCGCTCGGTGATGTTCTCGTTCAATTCATTCTGGGCGAAGCGGATGATCTGCTCGCGGAGCAGTTTCTGGTCTTCGTTCAGGGAGAAATCCATTGTGGGTCCTTTTAGAGTTTTGTGAGCGTCCGTCGGGTGCAAACTCGATTGACCGGTGCGGAACACAGCTAAAGCGCAAACTCGTTACCACGGTCCTCCGTGGTAATGCCTACCGTGCCGCTCCAGCGGCACAACCGCTTGCAAAGTGGCGGTGACACTACGGGGTTACTCTCGCAACACTGTTCACGCTGGAGCGTAAACCTATGCATTACCACGGAGGACCGTGGTAACGAGCGCATACGAAAACCCTCGTCTGCACCGCTATCTATTCCATCGTCAACAGTTTCTGATAGTCCACCTTGGCCGTGGAAGTCTTGGGAAGGCCGTCCACCGCAATGAACTTGTCGGGGATCATGTAAAGCGGTACTTTCTTTGAGCAGAACTGCTTCATGGCGATGAGTGAGGGTGGCTTGTCGCCGGTCCAGTTGAGGTAGGCGCGGATGAGCACGCCATTCTCCGGATCGGGCGTGGCCACCACGGCCGCCTCGGTCACGTTCTCGTGGCTGTAGAGGGCCGCTTCGATTTCTCCCAGCTCCACGCGATAGCCGCGGCGCTTCACCATGCGATCACGACGTCCGATATACTCGTAGTCGCCGTTCTCGTCGATTTTCACCACGTCTCCGGTCTTGTACCACTTGCCGCCATCGGCGTCGACATAGAAAGCTTCGGCGTTGCGCTGGGGCAGGTTCCAGTAACCCACCATGACGGAGCCGCCCTTGACATAGAGTTCGCCCTCTTCGCCACGGGGTACTTCCTTATCCAGAGCATCCACCACCATGCCCACGTCGCCGGAGCAGTCGATCCCAATGGGGAAGGGTTCGGTCCGCTCCTCGGGGATTTGGCCCACGACTTCGTAATAGGTGCATACGTTGGTTTCGGTGGGGCCATAGAGATTGAAATAGCGCGGCTGGGGCCACATGGTCATCACCGCCCGCAGATGCTTCACGGGGAAGACCTCGCCCGCAAAGAAGATAATGCGGAGGGCGGAGTGGTCGTGGGGCGCGTCTTGCCCGAATTCCACGAGCAGGCGCAGAATTGAAGGGGTGGAATACCAGATGGTGATCTTTTCCGAAGCGATGACCGCCGCCAGTTTGCTCGCCTGCTTGCCCAGCGTCTCGCCGAGCAGCACCAGCTTTCCGCCATGCTTGAGGCAGACGTAGATGTCCAGGATCGACAGGTCGAAGTGGAAAGGCGCATGGGAGGAGAAAACATCCTCGCAGGTGGGCTCGAAGGCCTCGC
The sequence above is a segment of the Candidatus Hydrogenedentota bacterium genome. Coding sequences within it:
- a CDS encoding acyl-CoA dehydrogenase family protein, which produces MDFSLNEDQKLLREQIIRFAQNELNENITERDREQIFPHDLWLKCGEMGLQGLPVSGDYGGSELDPLSVAVALEAFGYGCRDGGLVFSVCAHLLACVIPISRHATPEMKEKILPGLCDGSLIAVNGMTEVTSGSDAFNMATRAVKDGDGYRITGVKIFSSNGPVADVAVVYAVTDETKGAHGGITGFVVEKGTPGFTPSQKFEKMGLRTAMLGELVFDNVYVGPENILGTAGGGPVVFSESMEWERVCIAACHLGTMQHLMEKSIDYARTRTAQGKLIGKHQAIAHKIADMKIRLESARLLVYQAAMRVGKARDNAMNASMVKVYVSECLQKTALDTVQIFGGHGFLTEHEVERTLRDSIGGTLYSGTNEVQRNIIASWLGL
- a CDS encoding amino acid adenylation domain-containing protein, which gives rise to MNQLHQLLERSAGAHPGRCAVVDPEREVSVNYEQFQKLAETMEQRLRAAGVASGDRVGICMPKSIGSLTGVFGALRAGAAYVPVDSTAPAERNAYIFSDCAVRAIVVAEKLAEGLIAEFGPERITHGGALDFLDPFGVPMVLLAAAPDPAQTFENVDTTNLAYILYTSGSTGKPKGVMHTHATGLAFIDWCSEAFEPTCEDVFSSHAPFHFDLSILDIYVCLKHGGKLVLLGETLGKQASKLAAVIASEKITIWYSTPSILRLLVEFGQDAPHDHSALRIIFFAGEVFPVKHLRAVMTMWPQPRYFNLYGPTETNVCTYYEVVGQIPEERTEPFPIGIDCSGDVGMVVDALDKEVPRGEEGELYVKGGSVMVGYWNLPQRNAEAFYVDADGGKWYKTGDVVKIDENGDYEYIGRRDRMVKRRGYRVELGEIEAALYSHENVTEAAVVATPDPENGVLIRAYLNWTGDKPPSLIAMKQFCSKKVPLYMIPDKFIAVDGLPKTSTAKVDYQKLLTME